The following are from one region of the Roseofilum casamattae BLCC-M143 genome:
- a CDS encoding transglycosylase SLT domain-containing protein, with the protein MSKAKPVFLAIFSILGVTVGAVVGGMYWQKNSLDRQSASQIPSAQFPAVSSSENYQFTQERAANSAIAQLVQLPPEQQETQLQALAKQSKKVDSFRARYMLAAARLQDKRPEEAIAALTNLETSYPLLAPHILAKRAQAYTQLGKTGEAEKEWKQLLKAYPQNPVAAEALFALGKTNPKYWDEAIAKFPAHPRTVDIAMERLAQNPDSLPLLRLLAENGLYQPNYTDWLDRLTSKHGSQLTPEDWEMVGFGYWEKLEYGKAGAAYAKATPTAKNRYRTARGLQLGGKKEAAIAAYKFLYNSHPRAKDTAQGLIHLSRLVDLEPAKDYLNIVINTFPHKAPEALIEQGKVLDGLKSSESANQARQSVLTQYSNSESAAKLRWSRAQAAAEKGDLLQAWRLAQEITLENAETDYAPEAAFWVGKWAKQLGRDRDAEVAFEYVLQRYPESYYAWRSAVMLGWDVGDFTSVRYLEPEVQHRPVRPLLPAGSEALKELHQLGQDKEAWELWQTEFTNPMEPTVAEQFTDGIMRLGVGDYIDGIFMLDSLQWRDEPEEQEEYRALRNEIAYWQAIYPFPFLEPIQTWSRERQLNPLLVTALIRQESRFMPQIKSVVGATGLMQVMPETGEWVAGKINLGDYKLDNPNDNIKLGTWYLNYTHDEYNNNSMLAVASYNAGPGNVADWLDRFGFSDPDRFVEQIPFPETYGYVKSVFGNYWNYLRLYNPEIARNLAELN; encoded by the coding sequence ATGTCTAAAGCTAAACCCGTTTTTCTCGCCATCTTCTCCATTTTGGGAGTGACTGTTGGGGCAGTTGTTGGAGGCATGTACTGGCAAAAAAATTCCCTCGATCGCCAGAGTGCCAGTCAAATTCCATCTGCGCAATTTCCCGCAGTATCGTCAAGTGAAAACTATCAATTCACACAAGAGCGGGCAGCAAATTCGGCGATCGCCCAGTTAGTGCAATTACCTCCCGAGCAGCAAGAAACTCAACTGCAAGCACTAGCCAAACAGTCGAAAAAGGTGGATAGCTTTCGCGCTCGGTACATGCTGGCAGCAGCTCGCTTGCAGGACAAGCGTCCGGAAGAGGCGATCGCCGCATTAACGAATCTGGAAACGTCTTATCCTCTGCTCGCCCCTCATATTCTGGCAAAACGGGCACAAGCTTATACGCAGTTGGGTAAAACAGGCGAGGCCGAAAAAGAATGGAAACAGCTCCTGAAAGCCTATCCGCAAAATCCCGTAGCGGCCGAAGCCTTGTTTGCTTTAGGGAAAACCAATCCAAAATACTGGGATGAGGCGATCGCGAAATTTCCCGCCCATCCGCGTACGGTAGATATTGCTATGGAGCGACTGGCACAAAACCCGGATTCTTTGCCGCTGTTGCGCTTGCTGGCCGAGAATGGTTTGTATCAACCCAACTATACTGACTGGCTCGATCGCCTCACCAGCAAGCACGGCAGTCAACTGACTCCGGAAGATTGGGAAATGGTGGGGTTTGGCTATTGGGAAAAACTCGAGTACGGGAAAGCGGGAGCCGCTTATGCCAAAGCAACGCCAACCGCAAAAAATCGCTACCGTACGGCGCGAGGACTGCAACTGGGAGGTAAAAAAGAAGCGGCGATCGCAGCCTATAAATTCCTCTACAACAGTCATCCCCGAGCCAAAGACACTGCCCAAGGGTTAATTCATCTCTCTCGACTCGTCGATCTCGAACCCGCCAAAGACTACCTGAATATCGTCATCAACACCTTTCCGCACAAAGCGCCCGAAGCCTTGATCGAGCAAGGGAAAGTCTTGGATGGGCTGAAAAGTTCCGAGTCCGCCAACCAAGCGCGCCAGTCCGTCCTTACCCAATACAGTAACTCCGAGTCGGCAGCAAAACTGAGATGGTCGAGAGCGCAAGCAGCGGCAGAAAAAGGCGACTTACTGCAAGCATGGCGACTGGCTCAGGAAATTACCCTCGAGAATGCCGAGACCGACTACGCGCCAGAGGCTGCCTTCTGGGTGGGGAAATGGGCGAAACAATTGGGTCGCGATCGCGATGCAGAGGTTGCGTTTGAATACGTGCTGCAACGCTATCCCGAATCATACTATGCTTGGCGATCGGCTGTCATGCTCGGATGGGATGTGGGCGACTTTACCAGCGTTCGCTATTTGGAACCGGAAGTACAACATCGTCCCGTGCGTCCCCTGCTCCCGGCAGGTTCGGAAGCCTTGAAAGAACTACACCAACTGGGACAAGACAAAGAAGCCTGGGAACTCTGGCAAACCGAATTTACCAATCCCATGGAACCGACGGTAGCCGAACAATTTACCGATGGCATTATGCGCCTGGGAGTAGGCGATTATATCGACGGTATCTTCATGCTCGATAGCTTGCAATGGCGCGACGAGCCGGAAGAGCAGGAAGAATATCGGGCGCTGCGCAACGAAATTGCCTATTGGCAAGCGATTTATCCATTTCCATTCCTCGAACCCATTCAAACTTGGTCGAGAGAACGACAACTGAACCCGCTCTTAGTCACGGCTCTCATTCGGCAAGAATCGCGATTTATGCCCCAAATTAAATCGGTCGTTGGGGCGACTGGCTTAATGCAAGTAATGCCAGAAACCGGGGAATGGGTCGCCGGGAAAATTAACCTGGGTGACTATAAATTAGACAACCCAAATGATAATATCAAGTTAGGCACTTGGTATTTAAATTATACTCATGACGAGTATAATAATAATTCCATGTTAGCCGTGGCCAGCTACAATGCCGGGCCGGGAAATGTGGCCGATTGGCTCGATCGCTTTGGCTTTAGCGACCCCGATCGATTTGTCGAACAAATTCCGTTTCCGGAAACCTACGGCTATGTCAAGTCCGTATTTGGTAACTACTGGAATTATCTGCGGTTATACAACCCAGAGATTGCGCGCAACCTGGCGGAACTTAACTAA